The nucleotide window AACAGGAACCTGAGAGTGCTCTCACCTGTCCCCCATCGCATGACACAAGAGAATCCATCCGTGCAGTGTTTGACCGAAGACAGTAAGACACACTTTCAGTGTAACACCACTGATAGGAATTTACGAAGACATGCTCTCAAGCTTATTCCAAATATCACTTTTTCCTATTAacagagcagcagggggcacagtggttagtgctgccaccttgcatttgagaacctgggttcaaatcccatctcctgctgcagtttccTTGATCACAGTACTCACCCTGagttaacacagtaaaaattctcCAGCTCAATTGTAAATGGGTGAAACAGTGGAAGTAGCTAAGTGTGCAAACTTAttcaggaaaagtgtcagacagtAAAATTCTTGTTACATGGTgttatgtggattttttttgtattttccattcagttttgttagtttgtactgtatttttaatctaACGCCAAAAATTGTCAGTTGTTAGAAAACTATGCCACATCGGGTTCCGAGCACCAAATATTCCGGTACCTTtaaggatctgatgctttctagaatatTTCTGTGCCTTCTAGAGTCTTCCAATGGCTGCAAAgcaccaaactaaaactgacactctagaagaactagtggtatttttgtaatcagtaaacttaaatcataatcaacacaaaaaaaaaaaaacataattaagaTCTGTGAAAAGTTGTGTTAGATTGTGTAATTagattaataataacaacagcagcagcacacattgttttttgtttaagaTCTGAGACTGCCAGGGAGCGACACGGAAAAATGACGGAGTTACATCGAGTTAACCTGGTAATTAATCACGTTAGCCTAGGAGTTACTCATAACTGGCAGACCAGCTTCTGGCTGCTCCAATAAAACTAATAATGTATTATGAGTGAGTTGATTAAGATACGACTGACTGTTAACCCCCCATTTCCTTTCCCTTATTTAACCCTTATTACCCAGACACTTTGCTCAGTACATCCTAAACGGCTGGCAGAGTTAAATCTGTTCTCACCTGGAGGTGATGAAGGTCTCGTGCTTGTGCTTGCCCAGCTTGAAGCCCTTGGGGGCCTTTGTGTGTCCGGGGGAGGCGGGTTCCGTCAGGAATGAGCGCTCCAGCTCTGCCTTCAGGTCCAGTTCAGGGCAGCACTCTTCTGCCAGCCCCAGCAGGTCTACTTTCACCTGTGGGACAGTGCACTTTCGGGTCACATTGAGCTAGCGGCCACTGCACGTACCagcatacacagacacacacacgtagagAAACATGCTCACACATGCAAGCCACCCACCATGTCAAGTTCCGTGTCCATGTCCTCTGACTGGAAGGGGGAGAACCATAGGGCCTTGAGCTGGTCGTCAAACACGTCCGAGAGGACATAAACTGTCCTGTGGACaaaagcaggaggggggaagttGGTGTCATGGCAACTTAAGCATCACAGTCCACCTTTACCCTCTACACGCTACACGCTGATATGCTCCATCAGCAACGACAGCGACTCTCCATCAGCAGCGGTAGCACTACGGATGCTGTTCTTCCCACATTCTCCACAGCTTCCCTGAAATTACTGCATTTTGTCACATTCATTCAGCTACATGGATATTCCACCAAGGTGTTATCTccagtcccgtcctgggtgtgtcccctccccctccggccttacgccctgtgttgcccggtaggctcgggttccccgcaaccccgtatgggacaggcggttctggaagtgtgtgtgtgtgtgtgtgtgtgtgtgtgtgtctctccataGGAGGCACACTGGGACTAGAACTGACAACCCTGTGGCTCCTAGCACTTCTCCTCCAGCAGAAATGGCAGACTGGACCTGTTGTTAAACTGCGCCTGCAGACTATCTGGCATGGGAAGGGTGGGCTCTGCCTCCTGCTCCAGGGTGGAAGAAGCATCCCCTGTGTTCTCCAGCATCTGTCTCAGTCCCACCACATTTTCCAGCAGTGAGTCCATGGTGTCATCCTCCTTGCTGAACTCCTGTAGGccgcacacacaaagacacgtATGGGCGGGTGGGTGGACAGATGTCAGCTGGTCTGCAGTATACAGcagaacacagaacacactAGACCTGTGGGTCTCCTGAAGGGGCATTACCGTGATCTGCTTCTCTAGCTCGGGCAACAGATGTTCTGTTGAGTCGTCCTTCCATTGCAGCAGTTGCTTCATGTCAGCGGCGCTGAGGGCCAGCGAGCGTGGGGGAGTACTGCCATCTGTATCCATGGGTGCAGAGCCCTCATCACCACAGCAGCTCTGTCACACACCGGGCAAACACACGAGACTGCTTTAGGGTTCAGGGTGGAGGTAGTGTGTGATCGTcaggagtgggggggtgggatcTGATCAACAGGGTGAGTGGGCAGGGTCTGATACACTGGAGTGGGTGGAGCCTCCTGAATAGGAATGGGGATAGGTCTTGTGAGTAGGCAGGATCTCATGAGCGGAACAAGACTTCTGTGACCTCAAGCTctctcacaaaaaaaattgtcaggTGTCTAATGATAAACAccattttaaaattcactggACTAATCTGCAGGGACTTGGcctcacaaacacaggaagaacatgccttctccaaagtgctctggtttcctcccacagtccagagacatgtctCAGATGAACTGGTAACTATAAATCGTCCGTAGTGTGCAAATGCACGTGTTCCCCGTGACGGACTAGATTCCTGTCTGAGGTGTACCCTGCTAAGCCCTAGTACCGTACGCTTTGGGGACAGGTTCTGATCCAGACCCTGGATtaggagaagcagttattgatactGAATGAGAATAATACAAAGACACAAGTAAAACAAATGGGCGGAACACAGTTATCCTGGAGTGAAAGTCCTTGGGATGGGGTGGAGCAAATCTTGAGACAAGGGTGATGTTGTATAAACACAAGATATGGTAAAGGGTTACAAgtgagcagacacacacacacagtgcaagTGACCATCGCGACATGTCTGTTGTAAAGGGAGGAGAACCGCACCAGAGAGTCGGTGTTAAGGATCTGCCGCAGGAAATCCAGCAGTGCCGACGCCATCTCAGCGGACTCTTTGTTGAAGGCGAAGATGACTCTCCGGAGCAGAGCGCTTACCGCCGGCCCGTGCTTCTTCAGAGAGCTGCCAGGGGCAAAGTGCGATTCGTCAGAGTGAGACCAGCACtaacactgtgtttacagcagcatGTGGACAAAACTAAGTCAAATTCAAACAAAGCCGGAGTGACTGCCGAGATgacactgtgggaggaaaaaaaaagaaggtccGACTAAAGGAGCTGCActtactgttattattgttaacctttgtccaaggtgacctacagtaTGAGTCAAATTTACCATGATTTGTCCGGTTATATAGTAAGAGGAAATTAAGGACGACGCAGACGTTTTGTCTGATGGAATCATGTTGTGCATGACATGGGACTGCTGTCATCCAGCCAAGGGTGCTGTCCCTTGGGCCCCTCTGCTCTTCATATCTCCGCGCTACCTGCAAGTTCTCTCATACCAATTGTTTTCAGTACCTGCCCTTTGCCCTCACCAGATGTACATCTGTCACTGGTGCTGTATTTTGGTAATTTTCCCACTTATTCCACTTATTTGTCCCCTCCCTTATAGCacaacacatatatatatagacataagAAACATTGTTTGGAGAGCTTCTCCTTGGAATTGCCTCCCAACATGCTGTTTGTACAGACACTTGGAAGGAACACAGGCCTTGATGTATCAGACTGTTCCATgacaacagcagggtaatttttactctaccacatcgggtaagtgccttgatcaagggtactacagttagagTGGGATTCGAGTCCAGATCCTTCATTAACGGGACACCTACCTGAAGCTGTACTCTGCAGATCGGGTATCTGCCATTAATACAATTTAGTTAACTTCTCAGAGCTTCAGACAGAGTGAATTTAAGTGATTTTAGTTCATTTTGACTCCCTGCTTTTTTCTGTGCCATATCTGTTCTTTCTAAAGAGATGAGCTTTGCTGGATGGAGCTCAGAGCCACACCAAGAGCGTGTCGCTGTGCCCTTGAGACAGGAAGACAGTCGGACTCGTCTCAGTATTTCTCAAGAAGTCACGCTGTATAAGGGCGTTAGCCGAGTAAATAACGAAAAGAGGTGGGGTGAGAGCAGGGTAAATCACTACCCGACAAGTgtagagaagagaagagaagaagagcaaGATTAAAATGGGTGACTGGGATTTcagaggtgtttttttaaaatgttcattgaagtgtttgggggggggaatctctGAACCCACActaatgaaagaaaagacagCGGCACAGCAGAGAGCGCTGGGCTGTGGTTATGGATTCAGCTCATTCTGTATGgcgtttgcatgtcctcctggCATAGgtactctagtttcctcccacaaaccAAAACCTTGTACAAGAAAACATATGCTAAACaccatttaataataaaaagtatatgAATGTTCAACACACTACATCTGAAGTGAGTctccagattaaaaaaaaacacagcatttaaACCAGGCCCATGCCTCTGCAAGTAGCGCGAGCGGTGCTAGAGGGGCATTTCTGGAGCAGTCTCAAGTACACGGCCTTGCGGAGCACCAGCGCACTGCTAGGACCCCTCACCTAGTGTTCCATCTAACTGGAGCGAGGGAACAAGAAAGGAAATGGGGTTTTAGGAGTTCCCAGCAGCCGTCACTCATCATAAGCTTGTTAGTGCAATTTGAAGCACAAAGGAAGCATTGCAGCAGGACCGCAAATATTTGTCAGTGAAAAATACCTTTCAGAGtaagtcttttttaattaaaagatgctgtattatttatcattatcattCCTTTCTTGCTTAGCCAACTCTTTTGTTGGAGGCGATTTATGGTTTCACAAAATTATTCTGCCAGATTTTTTGCTCAACAAAACGAGGTTGACTATACTGCTCAACGGTACAACAGAAGGGCTGCTCCTCGCAACCTTGGGGTTACAAGCCTGGATCGTTAACCACTGTTTGCTGGGCTCATTCCAAAGTGTTGGATTCCTCCTTCATGTGACTGCTGCAGACCCTACTGAGACGCATTAGCGAAATGCTACCAGCGCAGGAGACGGCGTTCACCTCTTGAGGTGGAAGAGGCCGTAGTCGTGCTCGGCGAGGAACGTCATGGTGCGGATGCAGGTGAGCACGAGGGTGTAGCTGCTGTCTTGGTTACCCAGAGTCTCCAACATGGCGTCACACAGTGTCGACAGCATCTCCCGCGAGGGCAGTGCATTGGCCAACTGCTCTGCCTCCGAAGGTGGGGTGTCTGAGCTGGTGCTCACAATCAGAGCAATGTCCTGGGGGGCGGGGAATGGGGAGGAGCTTTTAAGTGAAAAACATCTTACATGCTGTTACAATAAACcatcaaaaatgtttaatacataaaaaattaatagaaagaTAACACCGTCTAGATATCAGCTTCATGTCATCGAGTGTTTCTAAATCTGAGTAGAAAGACAAGTAATTTTCCAGCCCCAAGTAAATTCCCTGCAGTCATTATGCCAGGAGTACACCCGTTCAATTCAATACTACCACTCCATCCTGTCCCCACCCTGGAAAAGAACAGAACGGCTTTTTCAGCCCTACTAGGAGGCCAAGACGGGCAGAGGGCAGCCTCTTCCAGGCCCAAATACCCTCCCACTGGGGAGATgcacaattttcttttaaaaaaaaaaaaaacaaacctagTAACCGGAAGTGTGACACTGGCCCTTGGTTGGCCAACATACGAatgagggggaagaaaaaaaaaaaaaaaattcctccttAACCGTTTGCAGACTGGACTGGGGGAGAGgcagtgcccccccacccccaagcaACAGCAAGTCCTTTTCACTCCAATTCAAATGCCGTCCCCAGAGCCTGCAAGAAGTCAGCCGCCAGAAACTATGGGTATTTATCTCATCAGCTTTAAACGGAAATCCTTCAAGGCGCAATTACGCTGAGCTTTCACCTCCCCACTTTCAATGTCGTGTTTACCCTTTTGCAGCAGCAGTAACCGTTCCGCCGATGTCCCCTGAACACAGCCCCTGCTGTAATTGCCACAAATCTCTTTTCGATAATCTCTTCTAAAAGACTTGACAGTAATTAGGCACAGGAATCCTGGCTAATCTGGTGCAATCCATGCCACGTTACAGGGCCAGCGGGTTAAAGCAGTAGAGAAAAGCTGGGAACGATCCCCTCTGGGGCACGAGATGCAGACGAAAGTCAATGGGGGAGCGTGACCAGACAATCACCCCTCACCAGGTCCAACACCATTTCCTTCACAAAATATACTAGCAATTCCTACTGGTAAAACTGGCTTTTCCAACATTTCCGCAGCTATAAAACTATTTTGGGGCCCATTGAATGGTTTTTCTCCCACGTGGCTGTTTGGCACTTCATAGTGTTTCGCGTGTGACTATGGGAGCCACACAGAGTCGTTGATTCAGACCGGTTTGCTGTAGTCATCACCGCATACCAGTGCATGCGTAACACTATTTACATGAATCCATGAACAAACACTGCATAATCTGGTCAGAAAATACCAAAGTTCTTGTGTGACAATGTTACATGTgctaaaagagaaaaagaaagacctTCAATTGTTTAGGACTGAAAGCCAAAGGCTTTACATaatatttaatgtcatttatGTTTCATTACTATTAACTTGTAAacaatttaagattttttttccactaagcTACAAggggttatttacccatttatagagccaggtaatttttactgtatgaattcaagttaagttccttgatcaagggtactggacTGGGAAGATGGGTTAAAACCCAGGTTCTTTGACTacagttccaaccactacaccacctgctgtactgTAACTATAAATTGTAATTGGTGATATATTTTAATATCCTTAACTATTTCTAAACCTACACTTTTGGTTCCTATGCCTGCGCATTAACAGAAACACTGCCTGCAAAGAGATAAACTGACACAACAGGTCGATGTAGATTCATACAGAAATGCAGAGCACATGGGGAGGATATCACACAaacagtgtgtcagtgacaggtTCACCTGGTCACACAGGGACTGGAAGAAAGAGGCCACCAGCTcgctgcagtgctgctggtgCGGGCTCCCATCTGTGGGGGGCGTCAGCAGAGACACCAGGCAAGGGAAGAGTTCTGCCAGACGCTCATCGGCCCGGCTGGCCCCACCCAGAAGatgcagagctgctgccttgcaggcCCGATGCGATGCCAGGGAATCCAGCAGAGCCAGCAGCCGGGTTGTCTGTCCTGTACAGGTCCGCTCCTTCCCTTCCACTGGTCTGCAAGAGGGAGACCGACTCTTAACACACTCCTGAGATCAGCCCGTTTTGTCACCCAGCACAGCCACACAGCAGATAATGTCCTGCATGTCCTTCATCACATCGGTCATTCGCTACAGTACATAATTGGTATGTTTTTACATTACAGTGCAAGTGTGTTGGGGAAGACATACGGCTGCAagtcctccagcagcagctccagcagggTCCTCGTGACGAGCAGGGCGGTGGGAGGGGCCAGGTCGCTCAGTTGCACGCAGACGCGCCGCAGCACTGCTAACAGTGGCTGACAGCTGGTGCCGCACACTGAGCGCAAGACCTCCTGCAGTGCACGCGCCTGGCCCTGCAGGTGCATGCTCCACAACTTGCGTGTGTTCAGAGCCACTGCCACGTCTTGCGCCGAGATCGCCTGGGAAAGCAGCACTCATTAGCCACGCCTTtctcatttcatcattttaccAACAGTATTGAACCACAACCCCTCCATGGACCCCTACACAggtcacttttttgttttaaactatAATAAGCAACAAGTACTAtaactctctctcacacactcacactctacaggcaattcagagtcactaaGTCATCTGAAACTTCCATAaactttgggaggaaacacagggagaacatgcaagctccacacagactgagctggattcaaacccaaatggaaagcccaggagctgtgaggcaccagtggtaCCTGGTATGTCACCAGGCACATAAGTAATATAAAACCATGCTGATCTATAAAAAGTCAGCTTTAAAGAGAGCTACATTACTGGAGAGAACTTGTGAAAATGTCACAGTCAATTCCTGACATTTGACTCAGTGCTTTCTCAAAGCCCCAccctgcatgttttccccattcATGCTGGCTAAAGGCTTGGATAGGAGTGGCCAAGATGGGCATGGCCATACCTGTGTGGTTTGCAGGGGCAAcggcagaggcagcagctctgatagCAACACCAGGCCAGAGAAGAATCCTTCAGGAGCCTTGAGCACGGAGGCGAGCACCTCCTTAAGCATGAGAGACCATGTGTTGTTGGTCAGCGTCTCCTCCGTGTGCGTGGCTTGCTCGCCGACCCCCTGCGTGAACGTGAGTAGGATGGCCACGATGTGTGCCTGGACACACTGCTCTTCAGCGTCCAAGCGGCCCGAGGCTGGCGTGGAACACATGATCATGTGCAGGGCCACCAGGGCAGCGGGCACGCGAGTGTCTCGGAACTCGAAGGAGCCGCCGCGCAGTAGCTCCGTGAGCATGCAACGGAGCAGGCGCAGCGTGCTGCAGGTGACTGACAGCGCCGCCGAGCGTTGCGGTGTGGGTGCCACATTGCCATGGAGACGCCAAGGTTGCAGCAGGAGGGACGTGAGCTTTTGCAGCACCCTGATGAACGTGTCCATTCCCTCAGCAGAGAACAACTGGATGACAGCCAAATTCCATTTCAGGTCCTTCTGCTGACCTGCGGAGAGATGAACACAAAGAGCACAGCACACACTCAGCCAAGGGGACATACTGAACACCTGTCCTGATATGCATGACATAGCAATGGAGATACTGGGCTACTATATCAGTAATGATCTCAACTTCCCTCAGCTTTGAGTTCAGAAGAACAAATCCATCAGAAAGAAGACCAGAACACAACAACGCAAAAGGTTATTGTGATGTATGTAAGACTATGGGGGCTTACCCTCGATGGCATGGGGTGGGCAGGCGATAtgacagaggacacggagggcAGTCACGAGACCAGCCCCTTCCTGAGTCAGCAGATGCTCCAGATTCTGTTAAGgagattcaattcaattatttttataaagagCTCTTCTCAGCAATGACACGGACTGCTAAACAAATGACTAAATGAAGTGATACAAAAGGGGTGAGAAAAGCAAGCAAAgtcaaaataaactttaaaaaaaaaataagctaGCTGAAGAAAGGACAACAAAATAGCCTCTGGGAGAAGCACTGGGAGGGAAATTAACCTACTGGGGTGTGAGTACCAGCTGTCTACCCTTTCTGTCCATTCTTGTAAATTACAATTGGCCGTTTTGGAGTCATTCGAAATTAACAGCACTTAATTAGTTAGCTGAACACAGAGCAATATCAAATATAGACAGCCCCGCATTCCTGTGTTTGCACTAATATTACCTCTGATTTCAcaacaaacatttcacattttgttgtttgctCGATATACACTTGGGGATACTTTCCCCATTATTTACCACCAGATGAGAAACTCTACACCACTTGTAAGCAAACCCGAACTCACAACTACTGGTGAAAAGATAGAACAAGCAGTTTGATGAAGCACATATTCTCCAGCTTGTAGCTGCAAGCCATTTTAAGGTTAGCATTCAGCCAAAGGCTTGCAGAAGGAAAGATGGAGATGCGGGTGTGTGGACTCCCAACAGCAGCCGGTAGCCTATTCCAGAACTCGTGTTGACTGACCTGTTTGATGTACTCAATCAGAGATGGGATGGAGCTGATCTCAAAGCGTAGCTTCTCCAGAGGTTCCAGCCACTTGCTGAGCTCTGTAAATTGGCAGGAAAGACTTGTGTTAAACATCAGAGCAAACTGGAGGCATCTGACAAATTAACAATTTAAaccagcaataaataaataaataaataaataaataaagtctaAGAATGGGGCAAATATCAAGGTGTCTATAAATAATAAGCTTAATCCAATCTCCTTTCCAAGGAGTGCTGGTTTCACCACAGCCCTCTGATCATGATGAATGTGACGGTCATACGTTCACAGCATATcacaataacaaaatgaatggGGGTTAGGTGAATGGGGCACACAGTGGGACACTAGCAAATCAACAATGGAACAGGCCATGTTCGGGTGGGACGCACCTTGCAGCTTGGTGTTGTTCTCATCCGCCTTGCAGACAGCAAGCAGCGGCAAGGCATACTGCTCCATCATGCGCAAGTCACTGGATgactgcaccacctgcagcaCCAGCATGCAGGCATACGTGTATGTGACCGACTTCCTGGCCTTCGCCTCCCTAGAGTGGAAAGGGGCACAAGTTACTCACAGTTTGCCAATAGTTCAGCCACACTGCTGAAAAACCTGGGAACAAACCATAAGCCAATTCTTATACATCCCCAAAAGGCCTCTTGGCAGCAATCAGTACAACAGCACTGGATTAATAAAGAGTATCAAGTAACTGCATAAGAATGCAATGACAAAATATGGCACTAACAAAACAGTACAGTACTCAAGATTCGGTCTAGTTTTTGATTAAAATCCAAATTAAATCTGAAACTCTGGAAGTGGAACTCCAGAATCATTAAAACAGGACCTTATCTGTCATTGCAGATGGTACCCCAACAGAGATGAGAAAGCGCTCTCTTTAGATATCTGACaccagaaaacaaaagaatatttCTTTATAAAGACAAAATCTCAGGAGAAACAGGGAGTGCATGTCCTTATCGATGTTCATACTTTAGAGAACGAGGAAGTCCACCCAGTGCATCAGACATTTAGCTGACCTGCCAAAAGAAGCTACACTCACCCCAGGCTCTCCTTGGAGTAGTGCTCCATGAGGGTGACCAGGCAGGAGAAGTTGTTCTCCAAACTGAAGACGTGGGCAACAGCAGCTCGGCCTGTGGTACTAAAGGTGATCAGATAGAGAGCATGGAGGGTCCCAAGCACATCAGCGTTGTCACCCTCCTCCAGACCACCCTCGGTGCTGCAGTGTGCCAACAGCTCTGCCACGCCCTGCAAGGCGTGCAGCACCTGCATCAGCCAAAGTGCTGTGCCGTCCTCTCCAGCCCCGCCTCCTGTGGCCTCCCCGGGTACACCATCTTCTGGCTCTGCCTCCGAAGCCTGGGCCAGCACTCGCATCAAGAGGCTGGTGGCCTCATGTTCCGCCGCAAGGAAAAGGAGACCTTGCTGGCTCTGGGCCAAGAAGCGTAGGAGGTCCCTGGCCGCCTGGGAGATACCAGGATGAATGCTAGCCGCAGGGTTGGAGAGCACCACCGTTAGGGACTCCAAAAAATGGCGTGTATGCATGTACCTGGAAGATAAGCATCATCATTAACTCAAACGATATAGCAGGTTCTTGAACAGCGTGTCAGGGGGTCATGAAGCATGAACTAGAAAATTCTCCAGTCatgctttttttggttttagaaCCGCACTGAAAACCAGCAGGTCCATAACCACAGGCCAGACGCTCAAATTCAAAGTAGAGAGAGATGAGACATCGTGAAACTAAACCAAGTCTACTGGATCTCCAAGAGAACCAAGAACAACGGTCACCTGAAAAGGACAGGGTAGGGGTCATCTCGCTCCAGGGGACCCGTGATGCGGGCCGTAGTGGGAAAGGACTTGATCGGGGGTTGGATCATGGTGTGTGGTGCAGTCTCCAGCAGGTGTAGGAGCTCATCCAGCAGACCGATGACCCTCTCTAGGTCCCCCTCATTGACACTGGACGACTCCAGCAGGTGGTCCATGTCCATGGGGCTCTCGGGTTCTACTTCTTCTTCCTTCCCTGCCTTCTCCTGTCCTGCGTCTGCTTCCGTATCACCTTCTCTGGAGGCGGCTGCTGTCAGCGGCAGCTTATCTGCCCACAAGCTGGCTATCCTCTGCAGGTCTGAGAGGACCTCATAGAAGTGGGCTTTCTGGGCAATTGCTGTGCCGGCCGTCACTACACGCACTGTTTGGTCCAGCAAGATGAGCTCAACCAGCCGCTGGTAGCCATTCTTCTCCCTGCCCTCTGGCGGCCCTCCCTGGAAGGCCTCCATACACTCAGGCATGCTGATGAGGCTGTCCAGGGACCGCAAGGCATTCAGTTTTAGGGAGGAGGACACGTGCTCAGCAAAGAGGAGCCCCAATAGAAGGTTGATGGTGCCACCCTCCAAGAGGATGGTCACAATGCGGGAGCCACACTCAGACAGTGCAGATACCAGCTTGGCGCCTGCTTTTAGCTGCCGGACGTTGAGTGCAATGGGCTGTGACAGTGCCATCTCCAAGCACAGTGCCTCCGTTGCCCAGTGTGTGAGTTGCCGTAGGTGGCTATCATCCTCAGGGTCCTTTACGTGCAGGTAGCTCAGTCCCTTCACGAGCAACCCAGGGACCTCCTCGAGAGCCGTCACCCAACGTGCCCCACGATCCTCCCGGTAAGCCTCTAGAAGCTCTGTTAGCTTGGCCGCTGACTCGGTTGCACCATCGTCCAGGGAGCCAGCAGCCTTCAGCTTGCACACCTCCATCTCAAACCTGGTCCTATATGGGGGGCTAAAGTGCTGCAGGGGCCGCAACTCCCGCTCATAGGGGTCGTACTGCACTGTGGGCACTGCTGCCAGGTCCTCTGCTGTATAGTCAATGTCAAAGTTGGGGAGTTTGAAGCTTCCATTCTCCAAGTCTTCCTCATCGCTGGAAATCTGCTCGTAGCCGTCATCCCCTGCagtcagtgcaaaaaaaatgcaagtgaaaCCTGGACACTTGTATACCCAGACAACCCGAGAAGACAGGCTCACTTTGCAGCTGCTCTTTCAGCcatattacattaaaatcataaaatcaGTGATGGAGAGCCACCTCCACCAAGAGTACATGGATCAGAAAAGAATAACATGCTCTCCTGACAAAGAGACATCAGACAGACACACGCAGTGAGCTCCCACTCCCTaccttctccctcctcttcttcctggtcTTCATCACCCTCAccttcatcctcatcttcatcctcatcttcctctCCCTCCGCTGCACTGCCTTCAGTGCGCACTTCCTCCTCGTcagcctcctcctgctcctcctcgtcCGGCCCGGCCCCTTCGTCCTCTTCCTCTTCGTCgtctccctcctcttcccccTCGGGGTCGTCAGAGTAGGGCTCATCCAGGGGCAAGGAGCTGCGTTCAGGCGAGATGGGCTCCAGGTAGTCATCCCGGCCCTCTGCAGCCTCCTCTTTCTCTACGCTCACTGTAAAAGCAAGGGACAGGAATATGATGATGCTTTTTAACTGACAGTAATAGCACAAGGAACTGAGCAATTTCACTCTCTGAGGGCCGTACGTAGACAGCCCCTACAACATCTTACTTAACATATTCTTgctaaaaacaaatttaaactgaaaaggTTTCAAAGAACCAGA belongs to Scleropages formosus chromosome 18, fSclFor1.1, whole genome shotgun sequence and includes:
- the virma gene encoding protein virilizer homolog isoform X2; this translates as MAGDSSMELLFLDTFKHQSAELTNVDVVRFPYGVLITEVRVIPPGIKAHSSLPDSRAFGETSPHAFQLDLFFNNVAKPSAPVFDRLGSLEYDENKSIVFRPNGKVNTDGLVLRGWYTSLTLAVYGTAERSHGLDRDSPPPPPPPPPQQQTGLKRNVKHDWDKEEQYNGSPPRPQPRGPRTPPGPPPPDDDEEETVPLAVSVEKEEAAEGRDDYLEPISPERSSLPLDEPYSDDPEGEEEGDDEEEEDEGAGPDEEEQEEADEEEVRTEGSAAEGEEDEDEDEDEGDDGYEQISSDEEDLENGSFKLPNFDIDYTAEDLAAVPTVQYDPYERELRPLQHFSPPYRTRFEMEVCKLKAAGSLDDGATESAAKLTELLEAYREDRGARWVTALEEVPGLLVKGLSYLHVKDPEDDSHLRQLTHWATEALCLEMALSQPIALNVRQLKAGAKLVSALSECGSRIVTILLEGGTINLLLGLLFAEHVSSSLKLNALRSLDSLISMPECMEAFQGGPPEGREKNGYQRLVELILLDQTVRVVTAGTAIAQKAHFYEVLSDLQRIASLWADKLPLTAAASREGDTEADAGQEKAGKEEEVEPESPMDMDHLLESSSVNEGDLERVIGLLDELLHLLETAPHTMIQPPIKSFPTTARITGPLERDDPYPVLFRYMHTRHFLESLTVVLSNPAASIHPGISQAARDLLRFLAQSQQGLLFLAAEHEATSLLMRVLAQASEAEPEDGVPGEATGGGAGEDGTALWLMQVLHALQGVAELLAHCSTEGGLEEGDNADVLGTLHALYLITFSTTGRAAVAHVFSLENNFSCLVTLMEHYSKESLGEAKARKSVTYTYACMLVLQVVQSSSDLRMMEQYALPLLAVCKADENNTKLQELSKWLEPLEKLRFEISSIPSLIEYIKQNLEHLLTQEGAGLVTALRVLCHIACPPHAIEGQQKDLKWNLAVIQLFSAEGMDTFIRVLQKLTSLLLQPWRLHGNVAPTPQRSAALSVTCSTLRLLRCMLTELLRGGSFEFRDTRVPAALVALHMIMCSTPASGRLDAEEQCVQAHIVAILLTFTQGVGEQATHTEETLTNNTWSLMLKEVLASVLKAPEGFFSGLVLLSELLPLPLPLQTTQAISAQDVAVALNTRKLWSMHLQGQARALQEVLRSVCGTSCQPLLAVLRRVCVQLSDLAPPTALLVTRTLLELLLEDLQPPVEGKERTCTGQTTRLLALLDSLASHRACKAAALHLLGGASRADERLAELFPCLVSLLTPPTDGSPHQQHCSELVASFFQSLCDQDIALIVSTSSDTPPSEAEQLANALPSREMLSTLCDAMLETLGNQDSSYTLVLTCIRTMTFLAEHDYGLFHLKSSLKKHGPAVSALLRRVIFAFNKESAEMASALLDFLRQILNTDSLSCCGDEGSAPMDTDGSTPPRSLALSAADMKQLLQWKDDSTEHLLPELEKQITEFSKEDDTMDSLLENVVGLRQMLENTGDASSTLEQEAEPTLPMPDSLQAQFNNRTVYVLSDVFDDQLKALWFSPFQSEDMDTELDMVKVDLLGLAEECCPELDLKAELERSFLTEPASPGHTKAPKGFKLGKHKHETFITSSGKTEYVEPAKRAHIMALPRGRGRGAFGQLCRPHDIFRQRKQNTSRPPSMHVDDFVAAEFKDIGPPVGLLQAKRVPKGSPKVPTRGLFAGNRGGGRGTFHSQTRFFTPPAPKGVLLSGNYARREGGRGSSWSGQVTPITHRGTYSEARGGQSSFARGPISSRQPPAGGYRLAPRDRAPRGRATSLSWLSGGGGAAGGGSGGGGGGGGGGGSRGKFSSGGSGGRGRHVRSFTR